A stretch of Candidatus Sulfotelmatobacter sp. DNA encodes these proteins:
- the cdd gene encoding cytidine deaminase, whose translation MPHNGLTRGELMAGLAAVPAGFAPAPGLSALLAQLAPENGRIAPERVRASGIPVRELMLRLHPWARGFAHPPISHFFVGAIVEGASGALYAGMNLEFPGQTLAFTVHGEGAATTNAWLHDETGIVSLAVGGVPCGYCRQFLAEFVAPEKLTIWLPQGGSITLAEALPHAFLPTVLGVRVDPFHSRRTLRLAAPNDDPLLRAALGAAARSHAPYSGSYAGVALRLTDGVVVTGRHAENVAYNPGMPPLQAALVALRLRGRTEREIVGAALVETAGHASQRDATRAVLATLTGVPLAYARALAA comes from the coding sequence GTGCCCCACAACGGACTCACGCGCGGGGAGCTGATGGCCGGACTCGCCGCCGTCCCCGCCGGATTCGCCCCCGCCCCCGGCCTCTCCGCGCTGCTGGCGCAACTGGCGCCGGAGAACGGGCGCATCGCGCCCGAGCGGGTGCGCGCGAGCGGCATCCCGGTGCGCGAGCTGATGCTGCGGCTCCACCCGTGGGCGCGCGGTTTCGCGCACCCGCCGATCTCGCATTTCTTCGTCGGCGCGATCGTCGAAGGCGCCTCGGGCGCGCTCTACGCCGGGATGAACCTCGAGTTCCCCGGGCAGACGCTCGCGTTCACCGTCCACGGCGAGGGCGCGGCGACGACCAACGCGTGGCTGCACGACGAGACCGGCATCGTCTCGCTGGCGGTCGGCGGCGTTCCGTGCGGATACTGCCGCCAATTTCTCGCCGAGTTCGTCGCACCCGAGAAGCTGACGATCTGGCTCCCGCAGGGCGGATCGATCACCCTCGCCGAGGCGCTGCCGCACGCGTTTCTTCCCACCGTGCTCGGGGTGCGCGTCGATCCGTTTCACAGCCGGCGAACGCTGCGGCTGGCGGCGCCGAACGACGACCCGCTGCTGCGGGCCGCACTCGGCGCCGCCGCCCGCTCGCACGCGCCCTACAGCGGCAGCTACGCCGGGGTGGCGCTGCGGTTGACCGACGGCGTCGTCGTCACCGGACGCCACGCCGAGAACGTCGCCTACAACCCCGGGATGCCGCCGCTGCAGGCGGCCCTGGTCGCACTGCGCCTTCGCGGCCGGACGGAGCGCGAGATCGTCGGCGCCGCGCTCGTCGAGACGGCGGGTCACGCCAGCCAACGCGATGCGACCCGCGCCGTGCTGGCGACCCTGACCGGTGTCCCGCTCGCCTACGCGCGCGCGCTCGCGGCCTGA
- a CDS encoding BTAD domain-containing putative transcriptional regulator yields MSSGVPNSLEIHLLGEPEFRYGGQPLRFGAPPRALEVLAFVLLNRATPVARERVAFAVWPDSPADEARADLRRHLYYLTTRLLPAGVPWFVGDKRSIGWNPATPTWIDVAAIDAALVSPATQADAIALYRDHLLPRVDAEWLIPYRDGLRDRIVRAVDERLADADSQRNFDALLTLANRLLAIDPWNEGAIRAVVRARVAQGDRAGAAGAYRSFVRRLEDELGVAPMPETQQAYELAVGSAPARDRAEVPARLTSFIGRLEERNAVTALLDAEPIVTVTGPGGVGKTRLAQEVARAGAGHFAGGAAFVDLSTATNATHVLAAIANAVGVREEHGLDLFDAVAAALRRRDTLLIVDNCESALDATAGLLAGFAIAVARLRVLATSREPLRIEGEHVFRLDPLEASDAATLFADRARAAGPLETPAERDAETIARICGRLDNLPLAIELAAAQAHTLRLEEIAAGIDDRFGLLRGGWRTAPPRAQTLRAALDWSFDRLTDDERPAFLALGVLPGHFTRATANAVCDGTAPLDALVAKSLVRAENDGFRLLETIGAYALERLAEFGAESAVRERLLERARAIARAGQRAFQVEARATWRPAYQAELDSVRAALSWAFETQAARLRGIELAADMDVIWWDASRTPEGARWIERALELLPHDAPPALRARCWLAAAWLFPDGPVKLEAAERAVEAVADLPDPGSQARAYVAFAQSAQYFAERRVENAAVLERADALAGPVGDAYTLASIVHYRGDTLQRGGDYAGAVALYTDAIERYRAIGDERGVAFMLANLAEGAVMMDDLPRARALAAEALEAMRRLGERRFAALLLANAAMYDLAAGTEIAQARAHAFEGYEIARECALPMESAVFVAIFAALAAQQGDHEASARLYGCARRLYREGDYTLDHTEALMLERLEVELRAELPERLDALCADGAASDPHELVMRSVRGAPS; encoded by the coding sequence ATGTCATCCGGGGTTCCGAACTCACTCGAAATCCATCTTCTCGGTGAGCCGGAGTTCCGCTACGGCGGGCAGCCGCTGCGCTTCGGCGCGCCGCCGCGCGCGCTCGAGGTGTTGGCGTTCGTCTTGCTCAACCGCGCCACGCCGGTCGCGCGCGAGCGGGTGGCGTTCGCGGTCTGGCCCGACTCGCCGGCCGACGAAGCGCGCGCCGACCTGCGGCGCCACCTCTACTATCTGACGACGCGCCTGTTGCCGGCCGGCGTGCCGTGGTTCGTCGGCGACAAGCGCAGCATCGGCTGGAACCCCGCCACGCCGACCTGGATCGATGTCGCCGCGATCGACGCCGCGTTGGTCTCGCCGGCGACGCAGGCCGACGCGATCGCGCTCTACCGCGACCATCTCTTGCCGCGCGTCGACGCCGAGTGGTTGATCCCGTATCGCGACGGTTTGCGCGACCGGATCGTGCGCGCGGTCGACGAACGGCTCGCCGACGCGGACTCGCAGCGGAACTTCGACGCGCTGCTGACGCTCGCGAATCGCCTGTTGGCGATCGATCCGTGGAACGAAGGCGCGATCCGCGCGGTCGTGCGCGCGCGGGTGGCGCAGGGCGACCGCGCGGGCGCCGCCGGCGCCTACCGCAGCTTCGTGCGCCGGCTCGAGGACGAGCTGGGCGTCGCGCCGATGCCCGAGACCCAGCAGGCCTACGAGCTCGCGGTCGGCTCGGCGCCGGCGCGCGACCGCGCCGAGGTCCCGGCGCGGCTGACCAGCTTCATCGGCCGGCTCGAAGAACGCAACGCGGTGACCGCGCTCCTCGACGCCGAGCCGATCGTCACCGTGACCGGACCGGGCGGCGTCGGCAAGACGCGCTTGGCGCAGGAGGTCGCACGCGCCGGCGCCGGCCACTTCGCCGGCGGCGCGGCGTTCGTCGACCTCTCGACGGCGACCAACGCGACCCACGTCCTCGCGGCGATCGCCAACGCCGTCGGCGTGCGCGAAGAGCACGGCCTGGATCTGTTCGACGCGGTGGCCGCCGCGCTGCGGAGGCGCGACACGCTACTGATCGTCGACAACTGCGAGTCGGCGCTCGATGCGACCGCCGGCTTGTTGGCGGGATTCGCGATCGCGGTCGCGCGGCTGCGCGTGCTGGCGACGAGCCGCGAACCGCTGCGCATCGAGGGCGAGCACGTCTTCCGGCTCGATCCGCTCGAGGCGTCGGACGCCGCCACGCTGTTCGCCGATCGCGCGCGGGCCGCCGGACCGCTCGAGACGCCGGCCGAGCGCGACGCCGAGACGATCGCGCGCATCTGCGGCCGCCTGGACAACTTGCCGCTGGCCATCGAGCTGGCGGCCGCGCAAGCCCACACGCTGCGGCTCGAGGAGATCGCGGCCGGCATCGACGACCGCTTCGGGTTGCTGCGCGGTGGCTGGCGGACCGCTCCGCCGCGCGCGCAGACGCTGCGCGCCGCGCTCGATTGGAGCTTCGATCGTCTGACCGACGACGAACGGCCGGCGTTCCTGGCGCTCGGCGTGCTGCCCGGTCACTTCACCCGCGCCACCGCCAACGCGGTGTGCGACGGGACGGCGCCCCTCGACGCCTTGGTCGCGAAGTCGCTGGTGCGCGCCGAGAACGACGGTTTCCGGCTGCTCGAGACGATCGGTGCCTACGCGCTCGAGCGACTGGCGGAGTTCGGCGCGGAGAGCGCCGTGCGCGAACGGCTGCTCGAGCGCGCGCGCGCCATCGCGCGCGCCGGCCAGCGCGCGTTCCAGGTCGAAGCGCGGGCGACGTGGCGGCCGGCGTATCAGGCCGAGCTCGACAGCGTTCGCGCGGCGCTGAGCTGGGCGTTCGAGACGCAAGCCGCACGGCTGCGCGGGATCGAGCTGGCCGCCGACATGGACGTCATCTGGTGGGACGCCTCGCGCACGCCGGAAGGCGCGCGCTGGATCGAGCGCGCGCTCGAGCTGTTGCCGCACGACGCGCCGCCGGCACTGCGCGCGCGCTGCTGGCTGGCGGCGGCGTGGCTCTTCCCGGACGGTCCGGTCAAGCTCGAGGCCGCGGAGCGCGCGGTCGAGGCGGTCGCCGATCTGCCCGATCCGGGCTCGCAGGCGCGCGCCTACGTGGCCTTCGCGCAGAGCGCGCAGTACTTCGCCGAGCGGCGCGTCGAGAACGCGGCCGTGCTCGAACGCGCCGACGCGTTGGCCGGTCCGGTCGGCGACGCCTACACGCTGGCCAGCATCGTCCACTACCGCGGCGACACGCTGCAGCGCGGCGGCGACTACGCCGGCGCGGTCGCGCTCTATACCGACGCCATCGAACGCTACCGCGCGATCGGCGACGAGCGCGGCGTCGCGTTCATGCTCGCGAACCTGGCCGAAGGGGCGGTCATGATGGACGATCTGCCGCGGGCGCGGGCGCTGGCGGCCGAAGCGCTCGAGGCGATGCGTCGCCTCGGCGAGCGGCGCTTCGCCGCGCTGCTGCTGGCCAACGCGGCGATGTACGACCTGGCGGCCGGAACGGAGATCGCGCAGGCGCGCGCCCACGCGTTCGAAGGTTACGAGATCGCGCGCGAGTGCGCGCTCCCGATGGAGTCGGCGGTGTTCGTCGCGATCTTCGCCGCGCTGGCCGCGCAGCAAGGCGATCACGAGGCGTCGGCGCGGCTGTACGGCTGCGCGCGCCGGCTCTACCGCGAGGGCGACTATACGCTCGATCACACCGAGGCGCTGATGCTCGAACGGCTCGAGGTCGAGCTGCGCGCCGAGCTGCCGGAACGGCTCGACGCGCTGTGCGCGGACGGTGCCGCCAGCGATCCGCACGAGCTGGTCATGCGGTCGGTGCGCGGCGCGCCGAGTTAG